The following are encoded in a window of Providencia rettgeri genomic DNA:
- a CDS encoding succinate dehydrogenase iron-sulfur subunit translates to MKLQFSIYRYNPDVDNAPRMQDYTLDVPEGRDMMLLDALIQIKEQDPTLSFRRSCREGVCGSDGVNMNGKNGLACITPLSALTRGGKKIVIRPLPGLPVIRDLIIDMTQFYTQYEKIRPYLINDNKNPPARENLQTPAQREKLDGLYECILCACCSTSCPSFWWNPDKFIGPAGLLAAYRFLIDSRDTETDSRLDDLNDAFSVFRCHSIMNCVNVCPKGLNPTKAIGHIKSMLLKHSA, encoded by the coding sequence ATGAAATTACAATTTTCGATTTATCGCTACAATCCTGATGTGGACAACGCACCACGTATGCAAGATTACACGCTAGACGTTCCTGAAGGGCGTGACATGATGTTGCTGGATGCGTTAATCCAAATCAAAGAACAAGATCCCACATTATCCTTCCGTCGTTCTTGTCGTGAAGGGGTATGCGGTTCTGACGGTGTGAACATGAACGGTAAAAACGGGTTGGCATGTATCACGCCATTATCCGCTTTGACTCGTGGTGGGAAGAAAATTGTCATTCGTCCATTACCAGGTCTGCCAGTTATACGTGACCTGATCATCGACATGACTCAGTTCTACACCCAATACGAGAAAATTCGTCCATATCTGATTAATGACAATAAGAATCCGCCTGCGCGTGAGAATTTACAAACTCCTGCACAACGCGAAAAACTCGATGGTTTATACGAGTGTATCTTGTGTGCATGTTGTTCGACTTCTTGCCCATCTTTCTGGTGGAATCCGGACAAATTTATTGGTCCGGCAGGTCTGTTAGCAGCGTATCGCTTCTTGATTGATAGCCGTGATACAGAAACCGATTCGCGATTAGATGATCTGAACGACGCTTTTAGTGTTTTCCGCTGTCATAGCATCATGAATTGTGTCAATGTATGCCCTAAAGGGCTAAATCCGACAAAAGCTATCGGTCATATTAAATCTATGTTGCTAAAACACAGTGCCTAA